Below is a genomic region from Delftia tsuruhatensis.
TGTTGTTCAGGCCCATCACGCGCCGGTCCTGCGCCATGAGCGTGGAGTAGCGCGGCCCGTTCACGTTGACCACATGCGGGTCCTCGCCCAGGGTCTTCCACACCACGCCGCCCCAGCCGGCCTCGAATGCGCGGGTGACGTTGATTTCCTTGTCCGTGGGTGGGGCCGAGGCCAGCCAGAACGGATTGGGGCTGGAAATGCCCAGAAAGCGGCTGCTGATGTCTGCCATGTCAATGCTCCTTGAAAAGCGCGGGCACAGCCGCTTACACCCCGGTGGCCACGGCCACTGCAGCGCCCATCAGCGCCTGATGCATGGCACGCGCGGCTACCTTGCCGTGCTCCACCGCCTGCACGGTCAGATCCTGTCCCCCGGCGCGGCAGTCACCGCCTGCCCACACGCGGGGCACGCTGGTCTGGCCCTGGGCGTCGGTATCGATGCGGCCATCGCGCAGCGCGATTGCCGCGCCCGCCGAAGCGCCGACATAGGTCTGGCCGATGGCCTTGAGCACCATGTCGGCCGGCACGTCGAACACCTCCTGCGTCACCTGCAGCCTGCCGCCCTCCATGCGGGTGCTGGCCATGCGCACGCCGCAGACCTTGCCGTCCTGCACCAGGATCTCCTGGGGCGCGGCCCACAGCCGCAGGTTGACGCCATGGGTCTGCGCCCACTCCTGCTCCACCCAGGAGGCGGACAGCGCATCCTTGCCCCGGCGATAGAACATGGTGACCTCGTCGGCGCCCAGCAGCCTGGCCTGCACGGACGCATCCACAGCCGTCATGCCGCCGCCGATCACCACCACGCGCCGGCCCACCGGCACCGTGGATTTGTCGGCCGCCTGGCGGATGTCGGCAATGAAGTCCACCGCATTGCGCAAGCCTTCGGCCTGCGGCTCTGCTGTACCCAGCGCATTCACGCCCGCCAGGCCCAGGCCGAGGAACACGGCGTCATGCTCTGCCAGCAGCGAATCCAGCGTGAAATCACGCCCCAGCCGCTGGTTGTTGCGCGGCGTGATCCCGCCCACGGACAGCAGCCAGTCGATTTCCTTTTGCGCAAAATCGCCCGGGGTCTTGTAGCTGGCCAGGCCGTATTCATTGAGCCCGCCCAGCTTGGGCCGGGCGTCGAACAGCACCACCTCGTGGCCCTGCAGCGCCAGCTGATGGGCGCAGGTCAGGCCGGCAGGCCCTGCCCCGACCACGGCCACCTTCCTGCCCGTGGCGGCGGCACGCTGGAACAGCGGTGCACCACCGGAGGCCATGAAGGCATCGGTCGCATAGCGCTGCAACGCACCAATTTCGACCGGCTTGTCTTCCTGGGTATTGCGCACGCAGGCCTGCTCGCACAACTGCTCCGTGGGGCAGACGCGTGAGCACATGCCTCCGAGCGGATTGGCCGTCAGGATCTCGCGCGCCGCGCCACGGACGTTGTCCTGGGCAATGCGGGCGATGAAGGCCGGCACATCGATGCTGGTGGGGCAAGCCGTGGTGCACGGCGCGTCATAGCAGTAATAGCAGCGCTCGGCCTCGATCAAGGCCTGGGAACGGTTCAGCGCGGGATGGGCGTCGGAGAAATTGGCCGCGTAATCGGCCAGGTTCAGTCGGCCGGCGGCAATGCCGCAGGCGCGTTGCGCGGGGCTATCCATGGTGCATCCTCCAGAGTCAGGATTGAGGGCGTGAAAGGGGCCGCAGCATGCAGGTGCACGCCAGGCCATCTCGGACAACGCAAGGCGGGCCGCAGGAAGAACTCCTGCACGGCCCCGGATCCAACAACACAGTCTTCGGAGGTTTCATCGTGGTCCTCGCAT
It encodes:
- a CDS encoding NAD(P)-dependent oxidoreductase, with product MDSPAQRACGIAAGRLNLADYAANFSDAHPALNRSQALIEAERCYYCYDAPCTTACPTSIDVPAFIARIAQDNVRGAAREILTANPLGGMCSRVCPTEQLCEQACVRNTQEDKPVEIGALQRYATDAFMASGGAPLFQRAAATGRKVAVVGAGPAGLTCAHQLALQGHEVVLFDARPKLGGLNEYGLASYKTPGDFAQKEIDWLLSVGGITPRNNQRLGRDFTLDSLLAEHDAVFLGLGLAGVNALGTAEPQAEGLRNAVDFIADIRQAADKSTVPVGRRVVVIGGGMTAVDASVQARLLGADEVTMFYRRGKDALSASWVEQEWAQTHGVNLRLWAAPQEILVQDGKVCGVRMASTRMEGGRLQVTQEVFDVPADMVLKAIGQTYVGASAGAAIALRDGRIDTDAQGQTSVPRVWAGGDCRAGGQDLTVQAVEHGKVAARAMHQALMGAAVAVATGV